The DNA window TGGGCCCAGGCCGGGCCCGTCCTCGCCGGGCGGTTCGGCGGGCGCTGGACCGGCGGCCACACCCAGCCCACCTTCAGACCGGCCCAGCTCCGGTACGCCGGCGGCATGGGCGTCGAGCTCCTGGAGCCCGGCGCCGAGCCGGGGTCGTTCGTCCGGCGCTTCCTCGACGGGGCGCAGGCGCCGGCCCGGCCGCACCACATCACCTTCAAGGTGCACGACATCCGGGCCGTCCTCGCCGCGGCCAGGTCGCTGGGCTTCGAGCCGATCCTCGTCAATCTGGACAACGCGTTCTGGCAGGAGGCGTTCCTGCATCCCAAGGCCACCGGCCTCGGCTTCCTCGTCCAGGTGGCCCAGTCGGACGGGCTGCCCGCGGAGCTGCCCCCTGACCTGCCGGGCGCGGTGCGGGCCCCCTGGCCGGAGCCCGCCGCCGAGGCCGCCGCGCTGCCGGTCGTGATGGGGCGGGTGGCGAACGAGGACAAGGCGCGCCTGGTGCTCCGCGACCTGCTCGGCGGCGCGGAGACCACGTGGGGGCCGGGGCTCTCGTCCTACCGCTGGGGCACGGGGTCGGACCTGCTGCTCGCGTCCGGCACCGAGGAGCCGCCCGGGCTGCGGCTCCTCGGCTTCCGCCAGGACGGGGCGGCGGCCTGGGAGCCGTCCTGCGCGCTGCGGGCGGCCGAGGACGAGCCCGTCGTCCCCGAGCTCGGCATCCGGGTCGCCGACCTCGCCGGCGAGAGCCGCGCCCAGCTCACGGACTCCGTCCCGGCGAGCCGCTGACCCGCCGGTGGGCGAGGACACCCTCCTCGCCCACCACCGTCACCGGGACGGCGCTGCCCCGGCCTCTGGGATCGGGGCGGCGCTGCCCCGCCCGCCGGGGCCGGGACGCGCGGATCCCCGCCCCCGCCGGTCTCACCGGCGGGGACGGGGATCGTCTCGTGCGGGGCTCCTACTGGCCGTCGACGATGAAGTAGCCGCCCACGTCCTCCAGCGGCGTCAGCGGGTTCAGCTTCTTGGCGGCGGCGTCGTACTTCACCACGCCCGCGCACGCCGGGGTGAGCACCCGGCCGGCCGGCCAGGACTGCGAGCAGGTGACCCCGGGGATGGCCTCGTAGGTGAACGAGCCGCTGTTCAGCACCGTGGCGAGCTTCTCCGCCGTGGGCTCACCCTCGATCTTGGCGAACGCCTGGAGGAAGAGGTCGGCCGCCCAGTAGGTCGTCACCGTGCCGATGCCGTCCGGCGGCGCGTCCGACCCGATGGCCTTCAGGTCCTCCCTGACCTGGGCGAACTTGTCCTCGCCGAACGCCAGGGCGCCCTGGGAGGTGGTGCCGTACATGCCGTCCACCGTCTGCGCGGTGCCGGCGTTGTCGAGCAGCGCCTGCGCCGCCTGCCCGTAGAGCATGTCGCCGGTCCAGCCCAGCGACTTCAGCGCGCCCAGCACGCCGAGCAGCGCGGGCGCGGTGACGTTGGCAGACACGACGTTCGCGCCGGACGCCATGATGCGCGAGGCGATCGGGGTGTAGTCGGACAGCGGGGGCTCGGTGGCGCTCGGCAGGTCCGCCTCCGCGTACACGACGTCGATGCCGAGGTTGGCGGCGATGGCCTTGGCCGAGATGACGCCCGCCTTGCCGTACGGGTCGGACGAGGCGAAGACGCCGTACTTGATCGACGAGGCGCTCTTGCCCGACGCCTTGAGATACTGCTCCAGCGCCGACGACGAGCCGACGACCTTGCCCGGCAGCGCCTCCGGGCACGACGCCTGGCCCGAGGTGCTGAACATCCACGGGTTCTTGTCCCAGGCGCAGAAGTCCTGCCCCAGCCAGCCGAACGTCGGCACCTTGTGCTTGATGATGTAGTCGCCGTTCACGCCGGACGCCGGCACGTACGGCACCAGGGCGAAGACCTTCTCGGACTCGACCAGGCTCTGCGTGGCGTGCTGGGAGGCGGCCGGCTGCCCGTTGTCGTCCTGGAAGCCCGCGTAGTCGAAGGTGTAGCCGTTGACGCCGCCCTCGCGGTTGGCACGCTCCAGGCGGGCCTTGGCGCCGACGTCGAGGCCCGGCAGGGTGTGCTGGCCCGCCTTGGTGTTGGTCCCGGTCCCGCCGACGGTGACGACCTTGCCGTTGATGCCGCGTACGGTGTCGCCGGTGAGCTCGGGCAGCTTGCCGAGGATCTTGGTGATCTCCTCGCCCGCCTGCTGCGCGGTCAGCGGCTTGGCCGCGACCGCCGGGCGCGAGGCCGGTTCGGGGGTGCCGGAGGAGCCGCCGCCGCAGGCCGTGAGCGACAGGGCGGCCGTCACGGCGACCAGGGTGTTGACCCGCCGGAACCGGCGGGTGCGCGCAGAGGTCATGCTGTTTGCCTTTCGGAGGTACGTGGGCTGGGGGGTCAGTGCACGACGGCGGACATGCCGAGGTAGGCGGCGGCGACGCGCTGCTCGTCGACGTCGGCGCGCTCGCTCACCCAGCGGAGGTGGCCGGTCTGGAGAGCGCCGACCTGGTCGGCGACGGTCAGGACGTCCCTGGCCTTCTCCTCGACGAGCACCACGGTGGTGCCCTCCTGCTGGAGGCGCTGGAAGGCGGCCATGATCTCGGCGGTGACGAGCTGGGCCAGGCCGAGTGACGGCTCGTCGCTGATGAGCAGGCGCGGGCGGCGGACGAGGAAGGGGGCCAGGCTGAGCATCTGCTGCTCGCCTCCGGACAGGTTGCCCGCCGGCTGGCCGGCCCGCCGGGCCAGGGACTCGAACTGCTCGTAGACCTTGGCGCGGTCGGCCTTCGACGGGAGCCAGATGCTGAGGTTCTCGTCGACGGTGATGGACGGGAAGACGCCCCGCGACTCGGGCACGAGGACGAGGCCGCGTCCGACGCGCCGCAGCGTGTCCAGGGCGGTGATGTCCTCGCCGTCGAACACGATGCGGCCGCTCGTCACCGGCACCAGGCCGGCGATGGTGGCGCAGAGCGTCGTCTTGCCGGAGCCGTTGGCGCCCAGCAGGGCGAGGATGGCGCCCTCCCGCACGGACAGGTCGATGCCGTGGAGCACCTCGACCTCCCCGTACGCGGCGTGCACGCCGTGCAGCTCCAGTAGGCCGGGCGAGCCGCCGGCCGCCGGGGCGGCTGCGGCCGGCGCGCCCCGCTCGGTCACCTCGATCGCGGGCTCAGGAGCAGCCTGCGCGACGTCCCCGGCCCCGGTCCCGCCGGCGGACGGGGCCGCGGACGGGACCGCGGACACGGCGGCGGACGCGGCGGCGGACTCGGCGGCCGCCTGCGCGGCGAGCTTGGCCCGCTTGCGGTCGCGCCGGTGCCTGGCGGCCATGGACTGCGTGGCGAGCAGGCCGTTCGGCTGGGCGGCGAGCTGGATGGCGCCGAGCCCGAACAGCACCTGCGGGATGAGGTCGTTGCTGGTGCCGCCCCAGCTGATCGGCCCGAGGTCGAAGCCGTGGGCCATGATCCAGGGCAGGACGGCGCTGATGATGCCGGCCTCGATGGCGCCGCCGGGGCTGCGTACGCCGACGATGACGACGATCGCCAGCCACAGGAACGTGGCCTGCGGTGGGTTCGCCGTGTTGAGGATCGTGCCGTAGACGGTGACGGCGAGGACGCCGCCCAGCCCCGCGACGGCGGCGGAGATGACGAAGATGAGGAGCTTGGTGACCGGCGGCGAGACGGCCGACGCGGACGCGGCCGGTTCGGCCGTGCGCACGGCGATCATGGCTCGGCCCGC is part of the Nonomuraea coxensis DSM 45129 genome and encodes:
- a CDS encoding VOC family protein, whose product is MTAYSLDHVALAVRRWAQAGPVLAGRFGGRWTGGHTQPTFRPAQLRYAGGMGVELLEPGAEPGSFVRRFLDGAQAPARPHHITFKVHDIRAVLAAARSLGFEPILVNLDNAFWQEAFLHPKATGLGFLVQVAQSDGLPAELPPDLPGAVRAPWPEPAAEAAALPVVMGRVANEDKARLVLRDLLGGAETTWGPGLSSYRWGTGSDLLLASGTEEPPGLRLLGFRQDGAAAWEPSCALRAAEDEPVVPELGIRVADLAGESRAQLTDSVPASR
- a CDS encoding ABC transporter substrate-binding protein; the protein is MTSARTRRFRRVNTLVAVTAALSLTACGGGSSGTPEPASRPAVAAKPLTAQQAGEEITKILGKLPELTGDTVRGINGKVVTVGGTGTNTKAGQHTLPGLDVGAKARLERANREGGVNGYTFDYAGFQDDNGQPAASQHATQSLVESEKVFALVPYVPASGVNGDYIIKHKVPTFGWLGQDFCAWDKNPWMFSTSGQASCPEALPGKVVGSSSALEQYLKASGKSASSIKYGVFASSDPYGKAGVISAKAIAANLGIDVVYAEADLPSATEPPLSDYTPIASRIMASGANVVSANVTAPALLGVLGALKSLGWTGDMLYGQAAQALLDNAGTAQTVDGMYGTTSQGALAFGEDKFAQVREDLKAIGSDAPPDGIGTVTTYWAADLFLQAFAKIEGEPTAEKLATVLNSGSFTYEAIPGVTCSQSWPAGRVLTPACAGVVKYDAAAKKLNPLTPLEDVGGYFIVDGQ